One genomic window of bacterium includes the following:
- a CDS encoding transcriptional repressor has protein sequence MYGRRQERAHFFRHHGFRCTLPREVILDILYKTKSHLSAEDIYFKIHPLHPQIGLTTVYRTLDLLSRMGAITKFDFGDGKARYELIKTGNDSHHYHLVCRKCNRVVDYSDFVKEETRLIKEIGKELSKKYNFKIDSHQIHFQGLCNKCR, from the coding sequence ATGTATGGAAGAAGGCAAGAAAGAGCGCATTTTTTCAGGCATCACGGTTTTAGGTGCACGTTACCGAGAGAAGTTATCTTAGATATTTTGTATAAAACAAAGAGCCATCTTTCTGCTGAAGATATATATTTCAAAATACATCCTTTACATCCACAAATAGGATTGACGACTGTTTACAGAACGCTTGATTTGTTAAGTAGAATGGGGGCAATAACGAAATTTGATTTTGGCGATGGTAAAGCAAGATATGAACTTATTAAAACAGGGAATGATTCACACCATTACCATCTCGTGTGTCGTAAATGTAACAGGGTTGTTGATTATTCGGATTTTGTAAAAGAAGAAACTCGTTTGATAAAAGAAATTGGAAAGGAACTTTCTAAAAAATATAACTTTAAAATAGATTCCCATCAGATTCATTTTCAGGGTTTATGTAACAAATGCCGATAA
- a CDS encoding DUF5320 domain-containing protein, which yields MPGGDRTGPGGMGPMTGRAAGYCAGYSVPGYANPVGGRMGFGGGGGFGRGRGFGRGFGRGFRGAAYGYGVPYNPVAYGSGYPYAPELTAQQEADMLKDQAKAMQDEMEAINERISELTAAAKKSK from the coding sequence ATGCCAGGTGGAGACAGAACAGGTCCTGGTGGAATGGGGCCAATGACAGGAAGAGCTGCGGGTTACTGTGCCGGCTATTCTGTGCCCGGTTATGCAAATCCCGTTGGAGGTAGAATGGGATTTGGTGGGGGCGGAGGTTTTGGCAGAGGTAGAGGTTTTGGTCGTGGTTTCGGACGTGGCTTTAGAGGGGCCGCCTATGGTTACGGAGTTCCTTATAATCCGGTTGCCTATGGTAGTGGTTATCCATATGCTCCGGAGTTAACTGCGCAACAGGAAGCAGACATGCTTAAAGACCAAGCTAAGGCGATGCAGGATGAAATGGAAGCTATAAACGAACGCATCAGTGAATTAA